In Blastopirellula sp. J2-11, a single genomic region encodes these proteins:
- a CDS encoding DnaA ATPase domain-containing protein: MEDIDLDTLSALRISLVERIGQERFDLWFNSSAQLRLDRDQLFIEAASQFTIDFLRRNFREQIDAAVAATMPGSTVIQYRVSADTSGQRPGKKVGSSVAGAAPVSKVEARQELSRRRKFSSLEQLIVGECNKFASTAASMIMNRPGEINPLFICGPQGSGKTHLLEGIYGEARRSKKFERVVYLSAEQFTTYFLDALNGSGVANFRRKYRDADLLIIDDVQFFAGKRATRTELLHTLDSITRRGGQLVLAADKRPTELSALGPELIARFSGGLVCEVHEIDRDTRRKMAEKLCAARDMNASRGLLDWLADHLPGDARLMSGAMNRLWATAMSLDRPVDVAMAENALADMVRACTPIVRLADIEEVVCKSFGIDAKILRSPSKSRKASHPRMLAMWLARKYTKAALSDICQFFHRKSHSTVISAEKKVNLWIKESKSLQLSDSAIHVSDAIRRCESELKLG, encoded by the coding sequence ATGGAAGACATCGATCTCGACACCCTGTCCGCTTTGCGCATCTCGCTAGTCGAGCGCATTGGGCAGGAACGATTCGATCTTTGGTTCAATTCGAGTGCGCAGCTCCGATTGGATCGCGACCAGCTTTTCATCGAAGCGGCGAGTCAGTTTACGATTGATTTTCTCCGTCGTAATTTCCGCGAACAGATTGATGCTGCAGTCGCCGCTACGATGCCCGGCTCCACTGTGATTCAATATCGCGTCTCGGCGGACACGTCTGGTCAACGACCCGGAAAAAAAGTTGGCTCGTCCGTCGCAGGGGCCGCTCCGGTCAGTAAGGTCGAAGCTCGCCAAGAGCTGAGCCGCCGTCGCAAATTTTCTTCGCTCGAACAGCTGATCGTCGGCGAGTGCAACAAGTTCGCGTCGACCGCCGCGTCGATGATCATGAACCGCCCCGGCGAGATCAATCCGCTGTTCATCTGCGGACCGCAAGGCTCAGGCAAGACGCACCTGTTAGAAGGAATCTACGGCGAGGCGCGCCGCAGCAAGAAGTTTGAACGGGTCGTTTATCTCTCGGCCGAACAATTTACGACCTATTTTCTCGACGCTTTGAACGGTTCTGGCGTGGCGAACTTCCGCCGCAAGTATCGTGACGCCGACTTGTTGATTATCGATGACGTGCAGTTCTTCGCCGGCAAACGCGCCACGCGGACCGAACTGCTGCATACGCTTGATTCGATTACGCGTCGCGGCGGACAGTTGGTGCTGGCCGCTGACAAACGCCCGACCGAACTTTCAGCCCTTGGCCCCGAGTTGATCGCTCGCTTCTCTGGCGGTCTGGTTTGCGAAGTCCACGAGATCGATCGTGACACGCGCCGCAAGATGGCCGAGAAGCTGTGCGCCGCTCGCGATATGAACGCTTCGCGCGGTTTGCTGGATTGGCTGGCCGATCATTTGCCGGGCGACGCCCGCTTGATGTCGGGCGCGATGAATCGGCTATGGGCGACTGCGATGTCTTTGGACCGCCCTGTAGATGTCGCAATGGCCGAGAATGCGTTGGCCGACATGGTGCGAGCCTGCACGCCGATCGTGCGTCTGGCCGATATCGAAGAGGTGGTTTGCAAGTCGTTCGGGATCGACGCTAAAATACTGCGTAGCCCCAGTAAATCACGCAAGGCAAGTCATCCCCGGATGTTGGCGATGTGGTTGGCCCGTAAATATACGAAGGCCGCGTTGTCAGACATCTGTCAGTTCTTTCATCGGAAGAGTCACAGCACGGTGATCTCGGCCGAGAAAAAAGTGAACCTGTGGATC